From one Deinococcus aetherius genomic stretch:
- a CDS encoding DUF3006 domain-containing protein, which translates to MTSEPPEPMLTGRLTVDALEGHLARVEREDGSLQDWPLTSLPRGVREGDVLRWHVEGRHLTFEIDLEGTRERRQAAQAQLDALNGAVPAGEINL; encoded by the coding sequence ATGACCTCGGAACCGCCCGAGCCGATGCTCACCGGCCGCCTGACCGTGGACGCCCTCGAAGGCCACCTCGCCCGCGTGGAACGGGAAGACGGCTCTCTCCAGGACTGGCCGCTCACGAGCTTGCCCAGGGGCGTGCGGGAGGGCGACGTGCTGCGCTGGCACGTCGAAGGTCGCCACCTAACCTTCGAGATCGATCTCGAAGGGACGAGGGAACGGCGTCAAGCTGCCCAGGCTCAGCTCGACGCCCTGAATGGCGCCGTTCCTGCCGGGGAGATCAACTTATGA
- the lexA gene encoding transcriptional repressor LexA encodes MPPRLTPLRIRLLQTIARLTQERGVPPSAEDLAQACGLGASTVSFHLKALTGLGYVTKFGRFGGLQLTDQARMVAGSGIPIYGEIAAGPPGFADQRPDEIVPSVDELLGIRPGDFFLRVRGDSMIGIGVMDGDLILARPTSEVLDGEVAVVLVQDQGVATLKRLYRFGDEVTLISENPTYARMTYPAEQIQVQGRMVARLGIAAPRVSKARD; translated from the coding sequence ATGCCCCCCCGACTGACCCCGCTGCGCATCCGCCTCCTCCAAACCATCGCCCGGCTCACCCAGGAGCGGGGCGTCCCCCCCAGCGCCGAGGACCTCGCCCAGGCGTGCGGTCTGGGCGCCTCCACCGTCAGTTTTCACCTCAAGGCCCTCACCGGCCTGGGGTACGTCACCAAGTTCGGGCGCTTCGGTGGCCTCCAACTCACCGACCAGGCCCGGATGGTGGCGGGCAGCGGCATCCCCATCTACGGCGAGATCGCCGCCGGCCCCCCCGGGTTCGCCGACCAGCGGCCCGACGAGATCGTCCCCAGCGTGGACGAACTGCTGGGCATCCGCCCGGGTGACTTCTTCCTGCGAGTCCGGGGGGACTCGATGATCGGGATCGGCGTGATGGACGGGGACCTCATCCTCGCCCGCCCGACCAGCGAGGTCCTGGACGGCGAGGTCGCCGTGGTGCTCGTGCAGGATCAAGGAGTCGCCACCCTGAAGCGGTTGTACCGTTTCGGCGACGAAGTCACCTTGATCAGCGAAAACCCGACCTACGCCCGCATGACCTACCCCGCCGAGCAGATCCAGGTGCAGGGCCGCATGGTTGCCCGGCTCGGCATCGCCGCGCCCCGCGTGAGCAAGGCGCGGGACTGA
- a CDS encoding DUF6504 family protein: MKAVQQEVRVIVREGGHPRQVIWQGRTLTVLTILDEWRTGGRWWLDEPPRDCYLVQAGDLTAEVHHEDGPEGRWWLARIQD, from the coding sequence ATGAAGGCCGTGCAGCAGGAGGTCCGCGTGATTGTGCGGGAAGGCGGGCACCCCCGCCAGGTGATCTGGCAGGGCCGGACCCTCACGGTCCTGACCATCCTCGACGAGTGGAGGACGGGGGGCCGCTGGTGGCTGGACGAGCCGCCCCGGGACTGCTACCTGGTCCAGGCGGGTGACCTTACCGCCGAGGTGCACCACGAGGACGGGCCGGAGGGCCGCTGGTGGCTGGCGAGGATTCAGGACTGA
- the dnaE gene encoding DNA polymerase III subunit alpha yields MPRSLSALLTCQSAFSPGRSTVSPRRLVRVAAERGFATVGLADWCSVAGAVELSEAAREAGLQAVVGVTLPVLFPAAPRSQTATEAFPLVLLAKSREGYARLCELITHLNMESPDGVPLAVLQAVAARGQGQLTCLTGGRDGFPSLLGERQEITWATELLRMLRTCFPFDLYVGLYHGQAPNDRRRVNYLRGLARDLHLPVVAAPQVCLAEAADYPLLDALMCARLGVDTQTPHAARPRNDSGHVGTPQGWAQRLPFPDALLNAEKLARECALDLLPERLHVPEPLLQPAQTAQDRLEERVFAAVGEKYPSHRVLEVDTRLRQELATVRSLDLAGFFLTAAEIGDYCRSHGILAAARGSAAGSVLCFLLGLTLFDPLQHGLLFERFLHTGKTAMPDVDIDIASARRDQVLAWVEERWGLDGSGQAMVANRVTYRLPSAIQDLGRALGLPEELRTRLTHALGRDHAHLRPHRAREAERVFTEVLGEAPVKETLLRLLTRMEPRLVRHLAPHSGGVVLSATPLTHYSPLTRSSGGIRMLTVDKDDSERLGLIKLDLLGLRLLGALERAREEVLRLTGEWTEFGELPDDPRVWESIGQGDTMALFQIESPAQLQLAARLQPKNLVQLAHQIALIRPGPIQSDSVHPYVRRARGEEPVPEWPEPLGTILAPTLGVLLFQEQILRIAVRFAGYAWGQADRFRGDLSRAEDEEELARLREPFVRGAVETCGVSPALALEVFNLCAKFRGYGFAESHSHAFAGHCYAGAWLRLHHPAAYLAGVLTESPGMWPRDTLAREARRWGVRLAPACINRSGVSYRAETARVVRVPLTAVEGVSVETARRIVQERLVGGKFAGVEDFYDRVEVQRDVLETLAKASTFDAVDARRNRRETFFVLQTVAHARPSGTRGLLSVSVTSPKLPELSPEEVVRLDLETKRVTETGRHPLDAHRGRLRDLGCVPIGALRHGQMVWTAGSVIARQKPPTARGYAFFVLEDRSGRVQAVISPKVWAAHRQLLRDAAALIVQGEANVRGRAVTLRVDRLCELPVGSRSNAAD; encoded by the coding sequence ATGCCCCGGTCCCTGTCCGCCTTGCTCACCTGCCAGAGTGCGTTCTCGCCCGGCCGCAGCACGGTCAGCCCCCGGCGACTGGTGCGGGTGGCCGCCGAGCGGGGCTTCGCCACAGTGGGCCTGGCGGACTGGTGCTCGGTTGCCGGCGCCGTCGAACTGAGCGAGGCTGCCCGGGAAGCGGGCCTGCAGGCGGTCGTCGGCGTGACCCTCCCGGTGCTGTTCCCCGCGGCGCCTCGATCACAGACGGCGACCGAGGCCTTTCCACTCGTCCTGCTGGCGAAATCGCGGGAAGGCTACGCCCGACTGTGCGAACTGATCACGCACCTGAATATGGAGAGCCCGGACGGGGTGCCCCTCGCGGTCCTGCAAGCGGTCGCCGCCCGGGGGCAGGGCCAGCTCACGTGCCTGACAGGAGGACGTGACGGGTTCCCGAGCCTCCTGGGCGAGCGCCAGGAGATCACGTGGGCGACAGAGTTGCTGCGGATGTTGCGCACCTGCTTTCCCTTCGACCTGTACGTGGGGCTGTACCACGGACAAGCCCCCAACGACCGCCGTCGGGTGAACTACCTGCGCGGCCTGGCCCGGGACCTCCACCTGCCGGTGGTGGCGGCGCCACAGGTGTGTCTGGCCGAGGCAGCCGACTATCCGCTGCTCGACGCCCTGATGTGTGCGCGTCTCGGCGTGGACACCCAGACGCCTCACGCTGCCAGGCCGCGCAATGACAGCGGGCATGTGGGGACGCCCCAGGGATGGGCCCAACGGTTGCCCTTCCCGGATGCCCTGCTCAACGCGGAGAAGTTGGCTCGGGAGTGCGCCCTGGACCTTCTGCCCGAACGGCTGCACGTCCCGGAACCCCTGCTCCAGCCGGCCCAAACCGCACAGGACCGGCTCGAGGAGCGTGTGTTCGCGGCGGTGGGAGAGAAGTACCCGTCCCACCGCGTGCTGGAGGTGGACACCCGCCTCCGGCAGGAACTGGCGACGGTGAGATCGCTCGACCTGGCGGGCTTTTTCCTCACGGCCGCCGAAATCGGCGACTACTGCCGCTCGCACGGCATCCTGGCCGCCGCACGGGGCTCGGCGGCGGGCTCGGTCCTGTGTTTCCTCCTGGGCCTCACCCTGTTCGATCCGCTCCAGCACGGGTTGCTGTTCGAGCGGTTCCTTCACACCGGGAAGACGGCCATGCCGGACGTGGACATCGATATCGCGAGTGCCCGGCGCGACCAGGTGTTGGCGTGGGTGGAGGAGCGCTGGGGGCTGGATGGCTCAGGGCAGGCAATGGTCGCCAACCGGGTGACCTACCGGCTCCCCAGCGCGATCCAGGACCTGGGGCGCGCTCTCGGCCTCCCCGAGGAGCTGCGCACCCGCCTGACCCACGCCCTGGGGCGGGACCACGCCCACCTGCGGCCCCACCGGGCCCGGGAGGCGGAGCGGGTGTTCACGGAAGTCCTCGGGGAGGCCCCAGTCAAGGAGACGCTGTTGCGGCTTCTGACGCGAATGGAGCCACGCCTGGTCCGACACCTCGCGCCCCACTCCGGGGGTGTGGTGCTGAGTGCCACGCCTCTGACCCACTACAGTCCCCTGACCCGCAGTTCGGGGGGCATTCGCATGCTCACCGTGGACAAGGACGATTCGGAACGCCTGGGCCTGATCAAGCTCGATCTCCTGGGGCTGCGGCTGTTGGGCGCCCTGGAGCGGGCGAGGGAAGAAGTGCTGCGCCTCACCGGGGAGTGGACCGAGTTCGGCGAGTTGCCGGACGATCCCCGGGTGTGGGAGAGCATCGGTCAGGGCGACACGATGGCCCTGTTTCAGATCGAGTCCCCCGCCCAACTCCAACTCGCCGCGCGGCTGCAACCGAAGAACCTGGTGCAACTGGCACACCAGATCGCCCTGATTCGCCCGGGCCCCATCCAGTCCGACAGCGTGCACCCGTATGTTCGGCGGGCCAGGGGGGAGGAGCCGGTCCCGGAGTGGCCCGAGCCGCTGGGCACGATTCTGGCCCCGACCCTGGGGGTGCTGCTGTTTCAGGAGCAGATTCTCAGGATCGCGGTCAGGTTCGCGGGGTACGCCTGGGGGCAGGCGGACCGGTTTCGCGGCGACCTGAGCCGGGCAGAGGACGAGGAGGAGCTGGCCCGGCTGCGCGAGCCCTTCGTGCGCGGGGCGGTGGAGACGTGTGGAGTCTCGCCCGCGCTGGCCCTGGAGGTGTTCAACCTGTGCGCGAAGTTCAGGGGGTACGGTTTTGCCGAGTCGCACAGCCATGCGTTCGCGGGGCACTGCTATGCGGGGGCGTGGCTGCGCCTGCACCACCCCGCCGCCTACCTAGCGGGGGTGCTCACGGAGTCCCCCGGCATGTGGCCGCGCGACACCCTGGCGCGGGAGGCCCGGCGCTGGGGGGTGCGGTTGGCCCCCGCCTGCATCAACCGGAGCGGGGTGAGCTATCGCGCGGAGACGGCGCGAGTCGTCCGGGTGCCACTGACCGCCGTCGAGGGCGTCAGCGTGGAGACGGCCCGTCGGATCGTGCAGGAACGGCTGGTGGGGGGGAAGTTTGCGGGCGTCGAGGACTTCTACGACCGGGTGGAGGTGCAACGGGACGTGCTGGAGACCCTGGCGAAGGCGAGCACGTTCGACGCGGTGGACGCCCGGCGCAACCGGCGCGAGACCTTCTTCGTGCTGCAAACGGTCGCCCACGCCCGGCCGTCCGGCACCCGGGGCCTGCTGTCCGTGTCGGTCACGTCGCCCAAGTTGCCCGAACTCTCCCCGGAGGAGGTGGTGCGACTCGATCTGGAGACGAAGCGGGTCACGGAGACGGGCCGACACCCCTTGGACGCGCACCGGGGCCGCTTGCGGGACCTGGGGTGCGTGCCGATCGGGGCGTTGCGGCACGGGCAGATGGTCTGGACGGCGGGGTCGGTGATCGCGCGGCAAAAACCCCCGACGGCGCGGGGGTACGCCTTCTTCGTGTTGGAGGACCGCTCGGGGCGGGTGCAGGCGGTGATCTCCCCGAAGGTGTGGGCGGCGCACCGGCAACTGCTGCGGGACGCGGCGGCGCTGATCGTTCAGGGGGAGGCCAACGTGCGGGGCCGGGCGGTGACCCTCAGGGTGGATCGGCTGTGTGAGTTGCCCGTGGGTTCCCGGTCGAACGCGGCGGATTAA
- a CDS encoding beta strand repeat-containing protein encodes MKKTVLPALTLTLMLAACATTRLPGTPVTSTADSGPGSLREALSVAKDGDTLRFTTSGTVTLASPLTIDKDVTLVANGVTLDAAGKGRVLEVASGAEVTLKGGTLKGGVGSPITLVGAGGGIGAQATSLATYGGVIANQGSLTLDGTTVSGGRANNGGGIANLQGGVLLLNSGTMVTGNDASPPTPDLENETTGAGGGIYNVGVLTIDGGKVDGNTATFTSGGIRNITTGTLTLKSGSISGNACTLPFTGTSASDASGCAGGGVFTTGTMTVEGGTISNNTATYYGGGVAAQARCTTNDCTEFLYGTFTMSGGTVEGNRTTGTADNAGGGLWLRAKASVTGGTIKGNTSMYGGGLQTWHDLDLTGGVIEGNTATENGGGLSSNIPQQFPATVHLGGTALIRGNTARNSGGGAVFGSYTDALMDGGRITGNTVTAMTDGGGGVRVNRTAKFTLAGGEISGNTSARTGGGLTVGGQVTMTGGAITSNAVPDNQGNEGAGGVRLYAGAKMTASGGTISGNTAPFGGGVFIGSAFNVDPAGEFTLSGAVVSGNRATGSNGGGFYNDGKLILTAGSVTGNSATTRGGGVLNTRRASYSQAGGSVSGNTPDNVLTEQ; translated from the coding sequence ATGAAGAAGACCGTTTTGCCCGCCCTGACCCTGACGCTCATGCTCGCCGCTTGCGCCACGACCAGGTTGCCGGGAACCCCCGTTACGAGCACGGCCGACTCCGGCCCCGGCAGCCTGCGTGAGGCTTTGAGCGTCGCGAAAGACGGTGACACCCTGCGCTTTACCACCTCCGGCACGGTGACGCTCGCCAGCCCGCTGACCATAGACAAGGACGTGACCCTCGTGGCGAACGGGGTGACGCTCGACGCCGCCGGAAAGGGCCGGGTGCTGGAGGTCGCCTCCGGAGCAGAGGTGACGCTCAAGGGAGGCACGCTGAAGGGCGGGGTGGGCAGCCCCATCACGCTCGTGGGGGCCGGAGGTGGCATCGGCGCACAGGCCACCTCCCTGGCAACCTATGGCGGCGTTATTGCCAATCAGGGCAGTCTGACGCTCGACGGCACGACGGTCAGCGGTGGCCGGGCCAACAACGGCGGCGGCATTGCTAACCTTCAGGGTGGGGTCCTCCTCCTGAACAGCGGCACCATGGTCACGGGTAACGACGCTAGCCCCCCGACCCCTGACTTGGAGAACGAGACCACGGGTGCGGGCGGCGGGATCTATAACGTGGGTGTCCTGACCATCGACGGCGGCAAGGTGGACGGCAACACCGCTACCTTTACCTCGGGGGGCATCCGCAACATCACCACCGGCACCCTCACCCTGAAGTCGGGCAGCATCAGCGGCAACGCCTGCACCCTGCCCTTCACCGGGACCTCGGCTTCAGATGCCAGCGGCTGTGCGGGCGGCGGCGTGTTCACCACCGGAACCATGACGGTCGAGGGTGGCACCATCAGCAACAACACGGCCACGTACTACGGCGGGGGCGTCGCCGCCCAGGCCCGCTGCACCACGAACGACTGCACGGAATTTCTATACGGCACCTTTACCATGAGTGGCGGCACGGTGGAGGGCAACCGGACGACCGGCACGGCGGACAACGCCGGGGGCGGCTTGTGGCTGCGCGCGAAGGCCAGCGTGACGGGTGGGACGATCAAGGGCAACACCAGCATGTACGGCGGTGGGCTCCAGACCTGGCACGACCTCGACCTCACCGGCGGCGTCATCGAGGGGAACACCGCCACGGAAAACGGTGGGGGCCTGAGCAGCAACATCCCTCAGCAGTTCCCGGCCACCGTGCACTTAGGCGGAACGGCCTTGATCCGGGGGAACACGGCCAGGAATTCGGGTGGCGGCGCCGTCTTCGGGTCCTACACGGACGCCCTCATGGATGGTGGGCGCATCACGGGGAACACCGTGACGGCCATGACGGACGGCGGCGGCGGCGTGCGGGTTAACCGAACGGCCAAGTTCACCCTCGCGGGCGGCGAGATCAGCGGCAACACCTCGGCCCGGACGGGAGGAGGGCTCACCGTGGGGGGTCAGGTGACCATGACGGGCGGCGCCATCACCAGCAATGCGGTCCCCGACAACCAGGGAAACGAGGGCGCGGGCGGCGTACGTCTGTATGCCGGGGCGAAGATGACCGCCAGCGGGGGCACGATCAGCGGCAACACGGCGCCCTTCGGCGGGGGAGTGTTCATCGGATCAGCCTTCAACGTGGACCCCGCAGGTGAGTTCACCCTGTCGGGCGCGGTTGTGAGTGGGAACCGGGCGACAGGATCGAACGGAGGCGGCTTCTACAACGACGGCAAGCTCATCCTTACGGCAGGCAGCGTCACGGGCAACAGCGCGACGACGCGTGGCGGGGGTGTCTTGAACACGAGGAGAGCCAGCTACTCACAGGCCGGGGGCAGCGTCAGCGGAAATACGCCGGACAACGTTCTCACGGAGCAATGA
- a CDS encoding excalibur calcium-binding domain-containing protein, with protein sequence MRRLLALAALSLGLALAQSSGALSIRFLDVGQGDAVLVTSPEGKSLLYDGGRSEPVLQALLRQYGVKSLDLVAASHADADHITGLIPAINLYKPRFFLNNGIAGTTQTWGKLVTAAQKAGTQGLVARDQVINLGSVKITVLPPPPGLPKNEQNLNSIGLLVQYGSFRALMTGDSETAETAAWLKKYPASFLGPVDVYKSIHHGAKNGDNLAWLNAVRPRNVVVSVGPNNYGHPTAEALALYRQVGATTYRTDQQGTVTVVVQPGGRFAITTERGTPVPANRATTPATPAPVGPSVTTPAPPSYRTCAEARAAGAAPLRRGQPGYNPATDRDGDGVACE encoded by the coding sequence ATGAGGCGGCTCCTGGCCCTCGCTGCCCTCTCCCTCGGCTTGGCCTTAGCCCAGTCCTCCGGTGCCCTGTCCATCCGGTTCCTCGACGTGGGGCAGGGCGACGCCGTGCTGGTGACCAGCCCCGAAGGCAAGTCCCTCCTGTATGACGGCGGACGGAGCGAACCCGTCCTGCAAGCCCTGCTCCGCCAGTACGGGGTGAAGAGCCTGGACCTCGTCGCCGCGAGTCACGCAGACGCGGACCACATCACCGGGTTGATTCCCGCCATCAACCTCTACAAACCGCGCTTCTTCCTCAACAATGGCATCGCGGGAACCACCCAGACCTGGGGGAAGCTGGTGACGGCCGCCCAGAAGGCCGGAACACAGGGCCTGGTCGCGAGGGATCAAGTCATCAACCTGGGCAGCGTGAAGATCACCGTCCTCCCTCCTCCACCCGGTCTCCCGAAGAACGAGCAGAACCTGAACTCGATAGGGCTCCTCGTGCAATACGGGTCTTTTCGCGCCTTGATGACCGGGGACAGTGAGACTGCGGAGACCGCCGCCTGGCTGAAGAAGTACCCCGCGAGCTTCCTCGGCCCGGTGGACGTGTACAAGAGCATTCACCACGGCGCCAAGAACGGGGACAACCTGGCGTGGCTGAACGCGGTTCGGCCGAGGAACGTGGTCGTCAGCGTCGGACCGAATAACTATGGGCACCCGACGGCGGAGGCGCTCGCCCTCTATCGGCAAGTGGGGGCGACGACGTACCGCACGGACCAGCAAGGAACAGTGACCGTGGTCGTGCAGCCGGGAGGGCGGTTCGCCATCACGACCGAGCGCGGGACACCTGTTCCTGCGAATCGCGCGACCACACCCGCGACCCCAGCCCCTGTTGGCCCGTCGGTCACCACACCCGCACCACCTTCCTACCGGACCTGCGCCGAGGCGCGGGCGGCGGGTGCGGCCCCCCTTCGGCGGGGGCAACCCGGGTACAACCCCGCAACGGACCGCGACGGGGACGGCGTCGCCTGCGAGTAA
- a CDS encoding Y-family DNA polymerase, whose amino-acid sequence MVPGRTASIACVHLAPWPLTLLAKQHPGLPVAVLGETIRRVVAATPEAMTAGVHLGMSEVAALSRCPELHAQVITGPTARAAWAEVLELLYARYSDRVHSSTPGVAFLQTRAPAARDLAAALHAPVGLAASTQVAHLAALRARPGEVREVPAGEEEQAFLRLSPVEHLQVLGLTPAHVEHLQYLGLRGLADVWKWSAAQREAFFGVTVGGQLNRFLRGERTTAVPRYVPDQVIEGSRSTDPPLREPSHVEAVLAELVPGLFAELRGRTCAYLTIHADTPGGRLSASRRLKWPLDAAGLQRVTGLAFGDTDALALGVERLTVQLSGLAQPSRLVGLWAGLAELEVTQTVLDRYPDALVRVEWLDPFAYTADLQYRWVDWLTGEVRPTAMTPRRGWTPPTLVKARERNVERILAFFEGQHP is encoded by the coding sequence GTGGTTCCCGGACGCACGGCCTCCATCGCCTGCGTTCACCTGGCCCCCTGGCCCCTCACGCTGCTCGCCAAACAACACCCCGGCCTGCCCGTCGCCGTCCTCGGAGAAACCATCCGCCGTGTGGTGGCGGCCACCCCCGAAGCCATGACGGCCGGGGTGCACCTCGGCATGAGCGAAGTGGCGGCCCTCAGCCGTTGCCCGGAGTTGCACGCCCAGGTCATCACGGGACCCACCGCCCGCGCGGCCTGGGCGGAGGTATTGGAACTGCTGTATGCCCGTTACAGCGACCGGGTCCATTCCAGCACGCCCGGCGTGGCCTTCCTCCAGACCCGCGCTCCCGCCGCCCGGGACCTCGCCGCCGCCCTGCACGCCCCCGTCGGGCTCGCCGCGAGCACCCAGGTCGCCCACCTGGCCGCCCTGCGCGCACGGCCCGGCGAGGTGCGGGAAGTCCCCGCTGGGGAGGAGGAGCAGGCCTTCCTGAGACTCAGCCCAGTGGAACATCTCCAGGTCCTGGGCCTCACCCCCGCGCACGTCGAACACCTCCAGTACCTGGGCCTGCGTGGTCTGGCGGACGTATGGAAATGGTCGGCTGCCCAGCGGGAAGCCTTTTTCGGCGTCACCGTCGGGGGACAGCTCAACCGCTTTCTCCGGGGAGAGCGCACCACGGCAGTGCCCCGGTACGTCCCAGACCAGGTGATCGAGGGGAGCCGGAGCACCGACCCCCCGCTGCGCGAGCCCTCCCACGTCGAGGCCGTGCTCGCCGAACTCGTGCCGGGCCTGTTCGCCGAACTCCGGGGACGCACCTGCGCTTACCTCACTATCCACGCCGACACACCCGGGGGACGCCTGAGTGCCAGCCGCCGACTCAAGTGGCCGCTCGACGCCGCAGGCCTTCAGCGCGTCACCGGGCTCGCCTTCGGGGACACGGACGCCCTGGCCCTCGGGGTGGAGCGGTTGACCGTCCAGCTCTCCGGTCTGGCCCAGCCCTCGCGCTTGGTCGGGCTATGGGCCGGGCTGGCGGAACTGGAGGTGACGCAGACCGTGCTGGACCGCTACCCCGACGCGCTGGTGCGGGTGGAGTGGCTCGATCCCTTCGCGTACACCGCCGACCTGCAATACCGCTGGGTGGACTGGCTAACCGGCGAAGTCCGTCCCACCGCCATGACGCCCCGGCGGGGCTGGACACCCCCGACGCTGGTAAAGGCCCGGGAGCGGAACGTGGAACGCATCCTGGCGTTCTTTGAAGGCCAGCACCCATGA